One Aphidius gifuensis isolate YNYX2018 linkage group LG5, ASM1490517v1, whole genome shotgun sequence genomic region harbors:
- the LOC122856611 gene encoding UDP-N-acetylglucosamine--peptide N-acetylglucosaminyltransferase 110 kDa subunit isoform X3 has product MDPPDGYNQEACYLKAIETRPDFAVAWSNLGCVFNAQGEIWLAIHHFEKAVALDPNFLDAYINLGNVLKEARIFDRAVAAYLRALNLSPNNAVVHGNLACVYYEQGLIDLAIDTYRRAIELQPNFPDAYCNLANALKEKGQVSEAEECYNTALKLCSSHADSLNNLANIKREQGYIEEATRLYLKALEVFPEFAAAHSNLASVLQQQGKLNEALMHYKEAIRIQPTFADAYSNMGNTLKEMQDIQGALQCYTRAIQINPAFADAHSNLASIHKDSGNIPEAIQSYRTALKLKPDFPDAYCNLAHCLQIACDWTDYEARMKKLVSIVAEQIDKGRLPSVHPHHSMLYPLSHDFRKAIAARHANLCIEKIQILHKGPYKYPIEAGARLKVGYVSSDFGNHPTSHLMQSIPGLHDKSNIEVFCYALSVDDGTNFRSKIAREAEHFIDLSQIPCNGKAADRINADGVHILVNMNGYTKGARNEIFALKPAPVQVMWLGYPGTSGASFMDYIITDEITSPIELESQYSEKLAYMPHTYFIGDHKQMFPHLKERLILSDKLSMKGKVADNVAVINATDLSPMIENTMVKEIREIVVADSKNKTLEISMKVAELPTTTPIENMIAAGHGQMSVNGVVVQNGMSSMPINTKTATGEEVPQNIVITTRQQYGLPEDAVVYCNFNQLYKIDPLTLQMWVYILKHVPNSVLWLLRFPAVGEPNLQATAQQLGLSPGRILFSNVAAKEEHVRRGQLADVCLDTPLCNGHTTSMDVLWTGTPCVTLPGETLASRVAASQLHTLGCPELIARTKQEYQDIAIKLGNDKEYLKAIRVKVWKARSESPLFDCKMYAQGMEMLYKKMWEKYSRGEKPDHVAAIDNSEHKMISS; this is encoded by the exons ATGGACCCACCAGATGGGTACAACCAAGAG GCTTGCTACTTGAAGGCGATTGAGACTCGTCCTGATTTTGCTGTTGCTTGGAGCAATCTTGGATGTGTATTTAATGCACAAGGTGAAATATGGCTGGCAATTCATCATTTTGAAAAAGCTGTTGCACTTGATCCAAATTTTCTTGATGCATATATTAATTTGGGAAATGTTCTTAAAGAGGCAAGAATATTTGACAG agCCGTTGCTGCTTACTTGAGAGCATTAAATTTGAGTCCAAACAATGCAGTTGTACATGGAAATTTGGCCTGTGTTTATTACGAGCAagg TCTTATTGATTTGGCAATTGACACATATCGTCGTGCAATTGAATTACAACCAAACTTTCCTGATGCATATTGCAACTTGGCTAATGCACTCAAGGAAAAGGGTCAGGTTTCGGAAGCTGAGGAATGTTATAATACAGCCCTCAAGCTTTGTTCATCACATGCTGATTCCCTAAACAATTtg GCAAATATTAAAAGAGAACAAGGATACATTGAAGAAGCAACTCGTCTGTATTTGAAAGCACTTGAGGTATTTCCTGAATTTGCTGCAGCACATAGTAATCTTGCATCTGTATTACAACAACAGGGTAAATTAAATGAAGCTTTGATGCATTATAAAGAAGCAATACGTATACAACCAACATTTGCTGATGCTTATTCAAATATGGGAAATACACTTAAAGAAATGCAAGATATACAAGGTGCATTACAATGTTATACAAGAGCAATACAAATAAATCCAGCATTTGCTGATGCACATTCAAATTTAGCATCAATACATAAAGATTCTGGTAATATACCAGAAGCAATACAATCATACAGAAcagcattaaaattaaaaccagATTTTCCAGATGCATATTGTAATCTTGCTCATTGTTTACAAATTGCATGTGATTGGACTGATTATGAAGCTAGAATGAAAAAACTTGTATCAATTGTTGCTGAACAAATTGATAAAGGACGTTTACCAAGTGTTCATCCTCATCATTCAATGCTTTATCCATTATCACATGATTTTAGAAAAGCCATTGCTGCTCGTCATGCTAATTTATGCATTGAAAAg attCAAATTTTACACAAAGGACCATATAAATATCCAATAGAAGCTGGTGCACGTTTAAAAGTTGGCTATGTATCATCTGATTTTGGTAATCATCCAACAAGTCATTTGATGCAATCAATACCTGGCCTAcatgataaatcaaatattgaaGTGTTTTGTTATGCATTGAGTGTTGATGATGGAACAAATTTCCGTTCAAAAATAGCACGTGAAGCTGaacattttattgatttatcacaAATACCATGTAATGGTAAAGCTGCTGATCGTATTAATGCTGATGGTGTTCATATATTAGTTAACATGAATGGCTATACAAAAGGTGCAAGAAATGAAATATTTGCATTAAAACCAGCACCAGTACAAGTTATGTGGCTTGGTTATCCAGGTACATCTGGTGCTAGTTTTATGGATTATATTATAACAGATGAAATAACATCACCAATTGAATTGGAAAGTCAATACAGTGAAAAATTAGCTTATATGCcacatacatattttattggtGATCATAAACAAATGTTTCCACATTTAAAAGAACGTTTAATATTAtcagataaattatcaatgaaagGTAAAGTTGCTGATAATGTTGCTGTTATAAATGCAACTGATTTATCACCAATGATTGAAAATACAATGGTCAAAGAAATACGTGAAATAGTTGTTGCtgattctaaaaataaaacacttgAAATATCAATGAAAGTTGCTGAAttaccaacaacaacaccaattgaaaatatgattGCTGCTGGACACGGTCAAATGTCAGTTAATGGTGTTGTTGTACAAAATGGAATGTCATCAATGCCAATAAATACTAAAACAGCAACTGGTGAAGAAGTACcacaaaatattgttataacaACACGTCAACAATATGGTTTACCTGAAGATGCTgttgtttattgtaattttaatcaattatataaaattgatccATTGACATTACAAATGTgggtatatatattaaaacatgTACCAAATTCTGTACTTTGGTTACTACGTTTTCCAGCAGTTGGTGAACCAAATTTACAAGCAACAGCACAACAACTTGGTCTATCACCAggtagaatattatttagtaatGTTGCTGCTAAAGAAGAACATGTTAGACGAGGACAATTGGCTGATGTTTGTCTTGATACACCATTATGTAATGGTCATACAACAAGTATGGATGTTTTATGGACTGGTACACCATGTGTTACATTACCTGGTGAAACATTAGCATCAAGAGTTGCTGCAAGTCAATTACATACACTTGGTTGTCCTGAATTAATTGCAAGAACCAAACAAGAGTATCAAGATATTGCTATTAAATTAGGAAATGACAAAGAATA cttaaaAGCAATTCGTGTCAAGGTATGGAAAGCACGATCAGAAAGTCCACTATTTGATTGTAAAATGTATGCACAAGGAATGGAAAtgttgtacaaaaaaatgtgGGAAAAATATTCACGTGGTGAAAAACCAGATCACGTTGCTGCTATTGATAATTCTGAACACAAAATGATTTCATCATAa